One Pseudodesulfovibrio cashew DNA window includes the following coding sequences:
- a CDS encoding CHASE2 domain-containing protein, producing the protein MIKQLDKDRLLLLCIGLAATLLMSALFKEQPSFIRYLDYKAYDSFMNLYHSDKSTDVPVIVDIDEKSLAILGQWPWPRYRVAMLLKLLQGYGAAAVATDIIFVEPDKTSPKIIRRQLKKELKVDINIGGLPPALEDNDKLLADNLRTGPFILGIDFLSRDVNSTIDFTDLGRECFIPPANVATHRPKDAPSPHQALLKADEVICPLSTLAMAAPKVGFITIGADHDSIYRRVPLLFSWNEKLYPSLALAAIMQATGEETLLLKMSTNGVESLRLGDITIPTDMQGRMLINYRGPSRTFEYISAADVLGGRLKLDALKGRIVFVGTSASGLKDIRATPLDPSFPGVEAHATIVDNILSKQFLKKPDWGIGLEFSAMAAAGLLTTLLLLWTGAAWMAVPLVIMGAGIWYGSVYFYTKHLLYVSPVYAFFNLILTFTLVMGAKFWREERAKRFIHGAFAHYLAPSVISQIMERPDALTLEGQEKEVTIQFSDIRGFTALSEKLTPAQVTDLLHDYLTPMTTIITDYEGTLDKFIGDAIMAFWNAPLDTENHQEKGLTAAFAQLERLETLNEIFRGKYGFSIRIGIGLHSGPVRVGNMGSEHLFDYTIIGDSVNLASRLEGLTKFYGQKLIVSQSIVDACSGGYRFRVLDSVRVKGKREPVTIYTVYSEDSAANRAEELARYEEALNLYRQKRFTEAHQAFKELDGLGTEPLLYALYMDRCRLLEANPPEAEWDGVFTHEKK; encoded by the coding sequence ATGATAAAACAGCTCGACAAAGACCGCCTCCTGCTCCTGTGCATAGGGCTGGCCGCCACCCTGCTCATGTCGGCACTCTTCAAGGAACAGCCGTCATTCATAAGATATCTCGACTACAAGGCCTATGACAGCTTCATGAACCTGTACCATTCGGACAAGTCCACAGATGTCCCCGTGATAGTCGATATTGATGAAAAAAGCCTGGCAATCCTCGGACAATGGCCGTGGCCCCGTTACAGGGTAGCCATGCTGCTCAAGCTGTTGCAGGGATATGGGGCGGCCGCCGTTGCCACGGATATCATTTTTGTCGAGCCGGACAAGACTTCGCCCAAGATCATCCGTCGACAGCTAAAAAAAGAACTGAAAGTCGACATCAATATCGGCGGACTCCCTCCGGCCTTGGAAGACAACGATAAGCTGCTTGCGGACAACCTCAGGACCGGCCCCTTCATCCTCGGCATCGATTTTCTATCCCGGGATGTGAACAGTACCATCGATTTCACGGATCTGGGACGGGAGTGCTTCATTCCTCCAGCCAATGTGGCGACACACCGGCCAAAAGACGCTCCCTCACCACACCAGGCCCTCCTGAAAGCGGATGAAGTCATCTGTCCCCTGTCTACGCTGGCCATGGCGGCACCCAAAGTCGGCTTCATCACCATCGGCGCGGATCATGACTCCATCTACCGCCGCGTTCCGCTGCTCTTCAGTTGGAACGAAAAGCTCTATCCTTCCCTGGCGCTGGCCGCGATCATGCAGGCCACGGGTGAGGAAACCCTGCTGCTGAAGATGTCGACCAACGGGGTGGAGTCTCTCCGCCTGGGCGACATTACCATCCCCACCGACATGCAGGGACGCATGCTGATCAACTACCGTGGCCCTTCCCGGACCTTCGAATACATCAGCGCCGCAGACGTCCTGGGCGGGAGGCTCAAGTTGGATGCCTTGAAAGGCAGGATAGTCTTCGTCGGCACTTCAGCCTCAGGCCTCAAGGACATCCGCGCCACTCCGCTGGACCCCAGCTTTCCCGGGGTGGAGGCACACGCAACCATCGTGGACAACATCCTGTCCAAACAATTCCTGAAAAAGCCCGACTGGGGCATCGGTCTGGAGTTCAGCGCCATGGCTGCGGCCGGACTGCTTACCACCCTGCTTCTACTCTGGACCGGAGCGGCGTGGATGGCGGTTCCGCTGGTAATCATGGGGGCGGGCATCTGGTACGGCTCAGTCTACTTCTATACCAAACATCTGCTGTATGTTTCGCCAGTCTATGCCTTCTTCAACCTTATCCTGACCTTCACCCTGGTCATGGGCGCCAAGTTCTGGCGCGAGGAGCGGGCCAAACGCTTCATCCACGGTGCCTTCGCCCACTATCTCGCGCCGTCGGTTATCTCCCAGATCATGGAACGGCCCGATGCTCTCACACTGGAAGGGCAGGAAAAGGAAGTGACCATCCAATTCTCCGACATCCGCGGTTTCACAGCCTTGTCCGAGAAACTCACCCCTGCACAGGTCACCGATCTGCTGCATGATTACCTTACCCCGATGACCACTATCATTACCGATTACGAAGGCACCCTGGACAAGTTTATCGGTGACGCTATCATGGCCTTCTGGAATGCCCCACTGGACACTGAAAACCACCAGGAAAAAGGGCTGACAGCAGCCTTTGCTCAGCTTGAGCGACTCGAAACCCTTAATGAAATTTTCAGGGGAAAATACGGATTCTCTATCCGGATAGGCATTGGCCTGCACAGCGGTCCTGTCCGTGTTGGAAACATGGGATCCGAGCATCTCTTCGACTACACCATCATCGGCGACAGCGTGAACCTGGCCTCTCGGCTGGAGGGACTGACCAAATTCTACGGACAAAAGCTGATCGTCAGCCAATCAATAGTTGACGCCTGCTCCGGCGGATACCGTTTCCGTGTCCTCGACTCGGTGCGGGTCAAGGGCAAGCGTGAGCCCGTCACCATCTACACCGTCTACTCCGAAGATAGCGCCGCCAATAGAGCGGAAGAACTGGCCCGCTACGAAGAGGCCCTCAACCTCTATAGACAAAAACGCTTCACCGAAGCCCACCAAGCCTTCAAGGAATTGGATGGCCTTGGCACCGAGCCACTGCTATACGCCTTATATATGGACCGGTGCCGCCTGCTGGAAGCAAATCCCCCGGAAGCCGAATGGGATGGGGTCTTCACGCACGAGAAAAAATAG